The DNA sequence TTATCTTTAAGGAAACTTAACTGCTTGATATAGATTAGGATTAACGGAAGGAAGATTCGATTTAAATTTAAAGTTTATACTTTTAATAAATTCATTAGCTATAATGGCATACCCTCTTCCGGTTGGATGTATACCATCTAATGAAAAAAATCCTCCTGTTATAAATTCATTGGTATAACTTACTCCGTTGTAAAGAATACCTTCTTTTGTTTTTAAATTTTTAATTAGTGAATTTGTATCTGTGATTGCCAGATTATACTGTTTTGCTACAGTTTCAATGCTCTCATTAAATGCTTGAGTTGCTTCTTTGATGGTTAGAATCTCCTTATCGGTCAAAACATATTGATCCTCTATAGGTTTTGAAGTTCCTCCACCCGTTTTTAAAATGGAAGATACTGACAATAGAAATAAATCTTTTGAGGTAGACATCCTTATAGAAGGAAGTCCCATCGCATCTAAATTTGTTAAATTCTTATCTATAATTACTCCTCCATTAGCTTTATCTTCCGTAAAAACAATTTTTCTACTTGCGGCTTCTTCTTCTGTAATTATATTTTTTGCTTTTGCTTGATCCAAACCGGAATTATACTTTTGATAGGAAGCATTTAAATTTTTTATTTGCTGCGGTGTAAATTGATTGGCTTTAAAAGGTAAGGACGAAACTTTATTGAAAAAAGGAAAATCGGTAACGTCCGGAATTGTAGCTACCACTCCTTTTGCCGAATTTGAGTTAAGTGTTTGTACCAATGTACTATAAGCATTCTGAAAAGTTGAAATATCTGTAATCACAGCCGATCCATCTCCTCCGGAAGTGGCATAGCTTAAAATATCATTAATTCCAATCCATAAAGAAAAAAAGGTAGGATTTTGTTCCATTACATCTTCTACCACCGTTGCATTGGGCTTAGAAGCAAATCGTACAAAATAAGGATTGGATTTTTTGGAAGCTAAATGAGTCGGATTTCCATATCCCGCCGCAAGCAAATGAAATGATTTAGCTCCCGGTATACCCATATTTTGATATCCATCTTTTGAATAAATATTTGCAAGAGTAGTTGTTCCTACGCCCGCACTGGTAACCGGAGCAAGAGAACCCTCTGCTACTACCAATATTTTTTTATTTTCCACTTTTGCACTCGGAATTCCTCCTAATTCATCTGCCATAAAAGGAATATTAAATGCCTTACAGCCTGAACGCTTCATTTGCTCGGCAATCATTGACGGAAAGGATTCTTTTTGTCCTGATATATACAGTGCATTATCTCTAAAACCTGCAGTAAATGAATCTCCTAAGGCTATATATTTAGAAAAATTTGCATCTCCCGAACTAAATACGGTATTTATATCTTCATTAAAGTCATTATTGCATGAAAGGAAAAAAATAAACATTCCTAACCAAAGCATTAGTATATTCTTACTCATTTCTAATATTTTAAAAAGGATTCCAAGCTAATCCCAGCCCGAACATAAAGCTATGCATCTTGACATCTCCTTTGAAATTATAAAATTTATTTACTACTTTTCTTGAATTACCAACATAATACATCCCTGTCATATCAAGCATTAATTTATCTTTTAAGAATTTATAACCAATACCTCCTGTTATGGCATTATTATCTGTACTTGGCATTTCCGGACTCCAATAGTCCTTACTGATCGGTGAAGGATCGTAGTAGTATCCTAAACGAACATCCAACTTATCAGATACGGAATATTCTGAACCCACTCTAAATGTATGAGTGTTATGTAAATTTTTAGGCGATGTGGATATCGTTGGATCGTTGGGATCATTGCCTACCTTATTTTGATTGAAATCAATTGTCAAAGCTTTGTATTTATTCCATCCTGAAATATTCAAATCGGTGGAAATCGTCCACTGGGGCAAAAGCCTATAGGTTAATCCCAGTGTGATTTCAGAGGTTAGGGGTAACTTTGCATTAAATCGGTCATTTTCCGTAGGAAATGATTCACT is a window from the Apibacter sp. B3706 genome containing:
- a CDS encoding SGNH/GDSL hydrolase family protein, giving the protein MSKNILMLWLGMFIFFLSCNNDFNEDINTVFSSGDANFSKYIALGDSFTAGFRDNALYISGQKESFPSMIAEQMKRSGCKAFNIPFMADELGGIPSAKVENKKILVVAEGSLAPVTSAGVGTTTLANIYSKDGYQNMGIPGAKSFHLLAAGYGNPTHLASKKSNPYFVRFASKPNATVVEDVMEQNPTFFSLWIGINDILSYATSGGDGSAVITDISTFQNAYSTLVQTLNSNSAKGVVATIPDVTDFPFFNKVSSLPFKANQFTPQQIKNLNASYQKYNSGLDQAKAKNIITEEEAASRKIVFTEDKANGGVIIDKNLTNLDAMGLPSIRMSTSKDLFLLSVSSILKTGGGTSKPIEDQYVLTDKEILTIKEATQAFNESIETVAKQYNLAITDTNSLIKNLKTKEGILYNGVSYTNEFITGGFFSLDGIHPTGRGYAIIANEFIKSINFKFKSNLPSVNPNLYQAVKFP